Below is a window of Vicinamibacterales bacterium DNA.
GCGCGATCCGTAGACGTGATGCCGACCGTGCTCGAACTGCTGGGGCTGGCCGAGGCAACGCCCGCCGTCTCGGGCCGATCGCTGGCGCGGGCGCTCGGCGGCGCGCCCGTGGACGACGAACCGGCGTTTGCCGAATCGCTGACGCCGCTCATCCATTACGGGTGGAGCGACCTTCGCGCGCTCCGTGACGGCCGCTGGAAGTACATCCTGGCCCCGCGGCCGGAGCTTTACGATCTCGATCGCGATCCGGGTGAGCGGCACAACCTCGTCGAGCAGGAGCCGGTGCGGGCGCGGGCCTACCGGGCAGGAATCGAGCAGCGCCTGCGCCAGGAGCAAACGACGCTGCGCGGCCAGGGGAACGCCACCGCCGCGGTGCCACCGGACCTGCTCGAGAAACTGGGGGCGCTCGGCTACGTCAGCAGCGGCGGGCCCTCGACCAGCCGGGCGTCTGGCGCGGACCCGAAGGACAAGATCGCGGAGTACCAGACACTCAATACGCTGATGCGCGAGGGACTGATCAACCTGCGCGAAGGCCGCTACGCCGCCAGCCTCGATCGCTTCCGGGGCCTGTTCGGCCTCGGCATCGACAGCTTCGAAGCCCACTATTACGCCGCCCGCGCCTTGACCGGGTTGAAGCGGTGGCGCGAGGCCGCCACACATTACGAGGGCGCCATCAAGAAGCTGCCCTCCTACTCGGCCGCCTATCTCGGGCTCGCCGACGCGCACCTCGCCGATGGCAAGGCCACCCTGGCCCTCGAAGCGGTCCGGCGCGGACAGAGAGCCGCACCGGACGACCCCCGGCTGATCGAACGCGAAGGCGACCTCGGACGGCAGCTGGGTGACCGGGGCCTCGCCGCCCGCTCCTACGAGCGCGTGGCGCAGATGGCGCCTCGCGATGCGCTCGTGCGGGTCAAGCTCGGCGAGCTGTATCGCGACGGAGGACGACCGGCCGACGCCGCCCGTTTGCTGCGCGAAGCCATCGCGCTCGATCCGGCGACGGCGTCGTACTGGAATTCACTCGGCATGGTCCTCGCCGGCGGCGGCGACTTGTCCGGAGGCGAAGCGGCCTTTCGTGAGGCGGCCACGCGCGAGCGCGCCAACCCGCAGTACGCCTACAATCTGGGCCTGGCCCTCGCCAGGCAGAACAAGCACGACGAAGCGGCCGCGCAGTTCAGGCGCACGCTCGAACTCGACCCACGGTTTGCCGCCGCACGGCAAAGGCTCGCAGAGCTGCGCTGAATGGCCGCCCGGGTCGTCTCGCTTGTCGTGATGGCCGCCGCGGTGGTCTGGACGTTCCTGCCTGCCACCGGGTTTGCCTTCCTGAACTGGGACGACCAGGCCGTCATTCTGCAGAACCCGTCGCTCGACTACCGCGCAGCGACCTGGGCTTTCACGACCACCTACATGGAACACTACCAGCCGCTCAGTTGGCTGGTGTGGGCCGCCATCAAGACTCGCTACGGCCTCAACGCGGTGGCGTTTCATGCGGCGAACGTGTTGGCGCATGTCACCTGCGTGGTGCTCGTCTGGGGCGTGAGCCGTCGTGCGTTCTTGCGGACCGCGCCGGACCTGCCCGGACCATGGCACGACCGGGCTGCCCTGGCCGCGGCCCTCCTCTATGGTTTGCACCCACTGAGAGTCGAGCCGGTGGCGTGGATCAGCGCGCTGCCCTACGCTCTCGCGCTCGGACTCATGCTCGCGTCGTTGCTCGCCTATATGACCGGTCCGGCTAACGCCGGACACCACATTGATGCGCGGCCATCGGCGGCGTGGTGGGTCGTGGCGTTGGTGCTCTACGCCGCATCGCTCGGTGCCAGGCCGGTTGCCCTTGGCTTTCCGATCGTGCTCCTGGCCGTCGATGCCGGTCTCCTCAAGCGAGGCCCGCGCGCGAGCGTGGCCAGGGTGTGGCCGTTCGCGGTCCTGGCCATCGCGGCGGCCGTGATCGAGAGCGTGGCGCGCGTCCCTGGGTTGAACGACACGCCGTGGCTGTACCGACTGCAATCGGCGGCATCGGCCCCGTTCGTGTACGTGTGGCACACCGTGGCCCCGATGGCGCTGACGCCGCTCGACCTGTTGCCGATCGAGCCGGTCGAAAGCCCCGGCGTGCTGCTCGCGGCGTTGCTGACGCTGGCGGCTGCATCCCTCGCCGCCTGGACCTGGCGCCATAGGTGGCCCGGTCTCTCGGCGGCGTGGGTGGCGTATCTGGCGTTGCTGGCCCCAGCTGCGGGACTGGTGCCGAGCGGGCTCCAGGTCACTGCCGATCGCTACACCTACCTGCCCGGAGTCGTCCTGGCGATCGTGATAGCAGGAGCCGGCGCGCGGTGGGCCGCACGACGGCAGGGCCGTGCCCGGCTGGTGACCGCCGCCTTCGTGGTGTTGGCCGTGGCCTCATCACTGGCGTCGCGGCAGGTCCTGACATGGTGGTCCGACTCGGTGTCGCTCTGGACTCGCGTCGTGTCGCTGGAACCGGCCCACGATGTCGGGTTGTACAACCTCGGCGTGGCGCTTGCCGCCGAGGGGCGCAACGAGGAGGCGGCGGCCCGGTATCGGCAGGTCCTCACGCTGCGGCCGGACCACGCCGGCGCCAGGGCGAATCTCGACCGCCTTGATGCCGGGCGTCTCGAACGCCAGGGCAACGACCTGGCGACCAGGGGCGACTTGACCGGAGCGGCCGAGCGCTACCGGCAGGCCGTCGCCCTCGACCCTCAGCGAACCCATTCGCAGGCGAGCCTGGGCATGGCACTCGCCAGCCTTGGCCGCCTCGGCGAGGCGTTGCCGGTCCTGCGAGAAGCAATACGCCTGGGCGTTGACGACCCGGCGGTCCCGAGCGCGCTCGGCGTGCTGCTACTCCAGTCGGGGCAGACGCGCGAGGCGCGGTCGGTGTTTGAAACGGCGTTGGCGAAGCACCAGAACGACGTCGGCCTTGCGCACAACCTGGCGCGCCTGTTGGCGACTGGCCGTGTCATCGAGCCTCGAGATGCGATGCTGGCGCTGCGACTGGCCGGCGCGGTCGTCGAGGCCACCGGCAACCGCGATCCTCGCGCAATCGAAACGTTGGCGGCGGCGCTGGCGGCCAACAATCGGCTGGCTGAGGCGGTCACGGTCAACGCCAGGGCAGCCACGCTGGCCGCGGCCCAAGGCGATCAGGATTTGGCCGTACAGATCACTGCCCGGGGCCGCGCGTATCGCAACCCCGGGCAGTAAGTGTCCGGCTTGAGGCTCGCAAGCCCCAAGTCCCAGGCCTGTTAGAACCGGAACTTGCCGCCGACCATCAACCGGCGCGGCAGGATGAATCGCGACGGCACGTTGTAGTTCGCGTTGCCGAGGCGCCGGTCGAGCACGCTCTCGTTCGCATCGCTGTTGGTCAGGTTCAGAAAGTCGCCAAACACCGCCAACTCCGCGCCGCGGCCGAGGTTAAATGACTTCTCGACGCGGGCATCGATCGTCTGCCATTGCTTGGTGCGGAGCTCGCCGTCGCTCTTCGTGGCAATGATGCGGCTTGCCCCGGGAATGCCCGTGGCGCTGGTGGCCGCGCGAATCTCCGAGTAGATCGGCTTGCCGCTCTGGCTCATGAAGTTGACGGACGACATGATCCCCCACGGCATCTGGTACAGGAACTGCGTCTTCAGGACCACCGGCCGGTCGCCAATGAGACGACCATCGCTGTTGATGAAGTCGTTCGGGTTCTGCCCGAAAATGCTGGCAATGCTGTTCTGGTTCGACAGCGGCGTGGAACGCGCCGAACTCGAGCCCTGGCGCCCGGTGGACTTCGAGAGCGTCAGGCCAAAGTTGGCCTGCCAGCGGCTCGACATGCGCTTCTTGATTTCAAACGCTACGCCGTTGTAGCGCGAGAACATGCGGTCGTCGTTCCTGAGCTGGAAGCGCCGCGAATCGGCGCCGCTCGTCAACCGGTAGACCTGAGGCACGCTGGCGCCCGCCGGAGCCGTGTAAGCGACCAGACTATAGGTGCCGCCGATGTCGGGGAACGCCGTTTGGCGCTCGCTGCGCTTGTGCACGAAGCTCACCGAGAACCCGAGGTTCTGCCCCACCTGCTGCTCCCAGGCAGCGATGAACTGGTCGGTGTAGGGGTTCTTCAAGTCGGGGTCGACGGAGAGCCTGGAGTTGTCGGACACCAGTTCCTTGTCGAGCGGGACTCCGGCCGCACTGTAAAGACCGGAGAACAAGTATCTCGCAGAGATCGACGGCGTGGTGTTGTCGAACTCCCCGGTCACGATGCCCCGGTAGTAGCGCCCGTAGTGTGCCTTGAGCAGCGTCGAGCCGCTCTCGTTCGCCTTGAAGTTGATGCCGATGCGTGGCGACACGACGCGCCATCGGAAAACCTCGTCGACCGCCCGGGACTGGGCCCCGGTGGGCTTACCGCTCGCGTCAAGGAGGTCCTGCGCGGCGATGTAGGCCTTGCTGTCGTCGTAGCGGATGCCCAGGTTCAGCGTGGCCCTTCCGACTTGGTAGGTATCGTCGGCGAAGATGCCCATCGACCGCAGGCGGCCGCCTTGGGTGTACGGCAACTGCGTGTAGCCATACGCGGGCGTCGAGCCGTAGGTGTAGATGTAGTCGTTGAGGCCGTAGGTGTACTCGCCGAGGCCGCCGTTATACTGCACCCCCAGCTTGAAGTCGTGGCTGCCGCCCATGAACGCATCAGCGTATTTCGTGACCTTGGCCGAGAACGCGGTCTTGGCACTCTTCCCGTCGTACCACGAGTAGATGCCGCCGGTGATCTGGCCGGTGTCGAGGTCGTTGTAGCGACGCGCGACGCGCGAACCGCCGTTGAGCGGGTCGCCATGATCGACGCCGTAGAAGCCCGAGTAGCGCGCCTCCAACACGGTGGTCGGGTTGATCACCGAGGTCCACAGCAAGCCGGGCGATGGGTTGTGCCCGTTTTCCACAGAAAGTGTGCTGGGCGCGGTGTTGGCGGAGGCGCGCGCCGGGATGCGGTAGAAGTCGTCGTGCGTCTGGAACTGCAGACGGTGGCTCTGGTTGAACTGGTAGTTCACCTTGTAGAAGTAGCGCTTGGCCGACGACCGCGCGGGGAACGCCGGATCGGTGCCGGGCTGCGAATCGGCGTCCTTCTGGTATTGGAACGAGCCGAAGAACCAGAACTTGTCCTTCATGACCGGGCCGCCCAGCTGCACGGTGGTGTCCTTGAACTCATCGCGGTTATAGGGCAGCTTGTTGTCTTGCTTGTCGGTCGTGTTGCGGCCCGTCAGGCTCTGGTTCTGGAAGTAGAAATTGGCGTCGCCGTGGAACGTATTGCTGCCTTGGCGCGTCACGACATTGAAGACCGCGCCGCCCAGGTTGCCGTAATCGGCGGGCGCGCCGAGTGAGAGCACCTGCACTTCTTCGATGGCGTCGGTGTTGGGCCACGGCCAGGCCGCGCCGGTCAGCGGCGCCGTGAAGTCGGTGCCGTCGATCAGATAGACGTTTTCGTTGGTCGCCGATCCGAATGACTGCGACCGGGAACTGGTGGACGTCGACGGGCTGACCCCTGGCGCGGCGTTGATGAGGTCGAAGAACGTGAACCGGCGCACGGGGGCGTTCTCGACCCACTCGCGCGAGTAGTTGGTCGCCACCTGCGAGCTGGTTGAATCGACGACCGGCGCCTGGGCGACCACGGTGATGGTCTCTGACTGCGTACTTAGCTTGAGCTGCACGTCAATCTCGGCCGAGCCGCCAAGGGACACCTGAATGCCGGTCTGGGTGCTGGTCGTAAAGCCAGCGAGCTCCACCGTGAGGTCGTAGGCACCCGGCGGCAGGTTCGGGAATCGATACAGACCGACTTCATTGGTGACTGTCGTCGGCGCGCCAGGCACGGCACGCCCTCGCAGCGTGACCGTGACACCGGGCAACACGGCGCCGGACGCGTCGGTTACAACGCCACGAATGACGCCGGTGGTGGTCTGAGCCCACCCCGACGCCGGACTGGCCAATAGCATGACAATCGCAAAGACCCAGGCCATACAACGCCGCATCTCAACCTCCCAACCCGCTACCACCGACTCGCCGCCGCCGCGTCATCGACGCCCCGGCGATTACAAGGTTTTACAAACCGAGCGGATTATCTGGCCGTCGTCACTGTTATGTCAACGGCGTTATGGTCTCGTCGGTCATTCGTCCCGCATCCGGTCATCGAAACTTGCGTGCGCCCGGCGTTGACACGCCGGACGACGGGGACTAACGTCCCGAGTCGCATGCGATCACCACTTGTCCCAGTTCTGGCATTGCTATTGCTCGGCGCCGCCCCGCTGCCACCCCAGGCGCCGCCAGATGCGCCGCCCGAGGTCCGGGTCGAGAAGAACCTGCCCGCCCGCATGCGCGACGGGGTGATTCTTCGTGCCGATGTCTACCGACCGGCGGCTCCCGGCCGGCTCCCGGCCCTGCTGCAGCGCACGCCCTACTCCAAGAACGACCGCAACGCGGCCCGGCGATTCAGCGCGATGGCGGCGCACGGGTTCGTCGTGGTCGTGCAGGATACCCGCGGGCGATACACCTCCGACGGCGTCGCGAAGCCTCATGACGAAGCGGATGATGGCTACGACACGGTGCAATGGGCGGCGTCCCTGCCATGGGTGGACGGCCGCGTTGGCATGTTCGGCGGCAGTTACCTGGCGACCACCCAGCTCGAGGCCGCCACCCGTCAGCCCCCCGCCCTCGTGGCCCTGTTTCCCGCCTCGTCTTACAGCCGCCGCCATGACATGGTGTTCCAGGGCGGTGCGTTCTACCTCAGTGACGGGCTCGGGTGGAATCTGGGCCAGGCGATGGACGTCCGCCGCCGGGTGCTGACGCCGGACATGGATCGGGACGGTCCCATCGGCCTGGAACCCCGGCACACGGCCCTGCTCCAGTCGTCGTGGCTGTGGCACCTGCCGCTCATGACGTTCAACGAGCTCGACCTGAATCGCTTTGCGCCCGGCTACCGGCAGCTGCTCTCGCACCCCGACGCCGACGCGTTCTGGGCTCCAGCCGACATTGAATCCCGTCACGACCGTTTCCTTGTTCCGGCCTTCCACCTGACCGGCTGGTACGACACCTTGCTCACCGGCACGCTGCGCAACTTCGCGGGCCTGCGTGCGCACGCGGCCACCGACACCGCGCGCCGCTACCAGCGCCTCGTGGTCGGCCCCTGGACCCACGCGCGACCGAGCAAGGACACCACGGCGATCGGGAATGTCGACTTCGGCCCGGACGCCGGTTTCAGCGCGGACGAAGCCATGCTGGGCTGGTTCGACTACTGGCTCCGTGGCGGGGCCAATGTGGAGTCCGGCTTTAGCCGGACCAGCCCCGTAGAGCAGGCGCCGGTGCGCCTGTTCGTCATGGGCTTGAACCAGTGGCGGGACGAGCAGGAATGGCCCCTCGCGCGCGCTCGCACCACGGAGTACTTTCTCCGCGGCGGAGGCCATGCGGCCACGCTGTTGGGGGACGGGCGCCTGGACCTCGCGGCCCCGGGTCGAGAGCCATCGGACCAATACACCTATGACCCGAAGGACCCGGTGCCGACGGGCGCAAGCGGCGGCTACTCGCGTTCACCAATCGATCGGCGGGCGATGGAGCAGCGCCCAGACGTGCTCGTCTACACCAGCTCGCCGCTGACCGCCGACCTTGAAGTGACCGGCCCCCTCGCACTCACGCTGTGGATTGCGTCGAGCGCGCGCGACACCGACTTCACCGGCACGTTGGTGGATGTGTTTCCCGACGGCACCGCCCGGGCCCTCGCCGACGGCATTCTGCGCGCGCGATACCGGGCCGGCAAGACGGCGCCGGCGCTCTTGACGCCCGGCGAGCCCACCGAGATCACGATCGACCTCGGTGCCACGTCAAACCTGTTTCGCACCGGACACCGGATTCGCCTCGAGGTGTCGAGCAGCAATTTCCCGCGCTTCGACCGCAATCCCAATACCGGCGGCGTCTTCGGGCAGGACGGCACGGTGCTCCGCGCCACGCAGACGATTCTCCACGACCAGTCGCACCCGTCGCGCCTGCTCTTGCCCCTCGTGCCGCGGCCGTCGACCGCGGCCTCACCCGGCCAGTCAACCGCCGCCGGGACGCCGGCAGTCCCGCTCGGTTCATCGCCCGCGAGGGCGGCCGCCGCGCGGGCGCTGGAACAGCGCTTTCTGAGCGGTGTTTCGACCGAGTCCATCAGCGCGATACACCGGCAGGTCACCGAACACCCGCACATCGCCGGATCGGCGCGCTCGATGGAGGTGGCCGATCGGGTGCGACGCGCGCTCGACACGGCGGGCTTGCAGACCGAGGTGCGCGAGTACGTCGTGCACCTGTCCACGCCGAAGTCGGTGAAGGTGGACATCGTCTGGCCGAGCGCCGAATCGCTGACCGTCCGCGAGCCCGTCGATCCCCGCGATCCCGACGGCGCGCATCCCGAACTGGGTCCGGCGTTTGTCGCCTACTCCGCGTCGGGCACGGTCAGCGCACCGGTCGTCTACGTGAACTACGGCCTGCCGCCCGACTACGCCCGCCTGGCCGCGGCCGGCGTCGACGTGCGCGGCAAGATCGTGATCGCGCGCTACGCGCGCAGCCACCGCGCCGTGAAGGTGCACACCGCGGAGCACGCCGGCGCGGCCGGCATCATCATCTATTCCGATCCGGCGGATGACGGCTATGCGCGCGGCCTGGAATGGCCCGACGGCCCCTGGCGCGCTGATTTCCAGTCGCAGAGCGGCAATGCCAAGTACAGCTGGTTCTGGCACGGCGATCCGCTGACGCCCGGCGTCGGCGCCACGCGCGGCGCCCCGGCCCTCGATCCGGCCACGGCGCCCACCCTGCCCAGGATCCCCGCGGTCGTGCTCGCGTGGAAAGAGGCATCGAAGATCCTGTCGAGGCTGGCCGGACCACCGGTGCCTGCCGGATTCCAGGGCGGGCTGCCGTTCGCCTATCGGCTGGGCCCGGGCCCGGTGAC
It encodes the following:
- a CDS encoding tetratricopeptide repeat protein, whose amino-acid sequence is MAARVVSLVVMAAAVVWTFLPATGFAFLNWDDQAVILQNPSLDYRAATWAFTTTYMEHYQPLSWLVWAAIKTRYGLNAVAFHAANVLAHVTCVVLVWGVSRRAFLRTAPDLPGPWHDRAALAAALLYGLHPLRVEPVAWISALPYALALGLMLASLLAYMTGPANAGHHIDARPSAAWWVVALVLYAASLGARPVALGFPIVLLAVDAGLLKRGPRASVARVWPFAVLAIAAAVIESVARVPGLNDTPWLYRLQSAASAPFVYVWHTVAPMALTPLDLLPIEPVESPGVLLAALLTLAAASLAAWTWRHRWPGLSAAWVAYLALLAPAAGLVPSGLQVTADRYTYLPGVVLAIVIAGAGARWAARRQGRARLVTAAFVVLAVASSLASRQVLTWWSDSVSLWTRVVSLEPAHDVGLYNLGVALAAEGRNEEAAARYRQVLTLRPDHAGARANLDRLDAGRLERQGNDLATRGDLTGAAERYRQAVALDPQRTHSQASLGMALASLGRLGEALPVLREAIRLGVDDPAVPSALGVLLLQSGQTREARSVFETALAKHQNDVGLAHNLARLLATGRVIEPRDAMLALRLAGAVVEATGNRDPRAIETLAAALAANNRLAEAVTVNARAATLAAAQGDQDLAVQITARGRAYRNPGQ
- a CDS encoding CocE/NonD family hydrolase: MRSPLVPVLALLLLGAAPLPPQAPPDAPPEVRVEKNLPARMRDGVILRADVYRPAAPGRLPALLQRTPYSKNDRNAARRFSAMAAHGFVVVVQDTRGRYTSDGVAKPHDEADDGYDTVQWAASLPWVDGRVGMFGGSYLATTQLEAATRQPPALVALFPASSYSRRHDMVFQGGAFYLSDGLGWNLGQAMDVRRRVLTPDMDRDGPIGLEPRHTALLQSSWLWHLPLMTFNELDLNRFAPGYRQLLSHPDADAFWAPADIESRHDRFLVPAFHLTGWYDTLLTGTLRNFAGLRAHAATDTARRYQRLVVGPWTHARPSKDTTAIGNVDFGPDAGFSADEAMLGWFDYWLRGGANVESGFSRTSPVEQAPVRLFVMGLNQWRDEQEWPLARARTTEYFLRGGGHAATLLGDGRLDLAAPGREPSDQYTYDPKDPVPTGASGGYSRSPIDRRAMEQRPDVLVYTSSPLTADLEVTGPLALTLWIASSARDTDFTGTLVDVFPDGTARALADGILRARYRAGKTAPALLTPGEPTEITIDLGATSNLFRTGHRIRLEVSSSNFPRFDRNPNTGGVFGQDGTVLRATQTILHDQSHPSRLLLPLVPRPSTAASPGQSTAAGTPAVPLGSSPARAAAARALEQRFLSGVSTESISAIHRQVTEHPHIAGSARSMEVADRVRRALDTAGLQTEVREYVVHLSTPKSVKVDIVWPSAESLTVREPVDPRDPDGAHPELGPAFVAYSASGTVSAPVVYVNYGLPPDYARLAAAGVDVRGKIVIARYARSHRAVKVHTAEHAGAAGIIIYSDPADDGYARGLEWPDGPWRADFQSQSGNAKYSWFWHGDPLTPGVGATRGAPALDPATAPTLPRIPAVVLAWKEASKILSRLAGPPVPAGFQGGLPFAYRLGPGPVTVRLDVQMEASRRPIRNVIGKITGRDPDRWIVLGTHHDAWSFGGMDPGTGLGPTFEVARGLAALARSGWTPERSIVFAFWDAEEFGLIGSTEYAEAMQAELREKAIVYINTDLSMRGRFDGGGTPSLRDFLVQVTREVPHYDGGGSVYDRWRADEWQRQPVERRRRGPDGYEVELAALGSGADFVAFQDFLGLPTLQMEFDFEGSYGPYHSNYDTRQYVERHTDPGFKVGQTLARVLGLTVMRLASTELLPFRYSHYARKMEEFIDNAAGWAVDDMGRRRVAIDMATARGLATRAVTAASAIEARLDRRGAAGGVDPARARQINDALVRLEQQLLDESAPPDTRWYRHVIYGWNIYSLYEGQPLPGLAEAIRIGDAAAVARETARLEQALTRFVTTLEEIARLADALDAR
- a CDS encoding TonB-dependent receptor gives rise to the protein MAWVFAIVMLLASPASGWAQTTTGVIRGVVTDASGAVLPGVTVTLRGRAVPGAPTTVTNEVGLYRFPNLPPGAYDLTVELAGFTTSTQTGIQVSLGGSAEIDVQLKLSTQSETITVVAQAPVVDSTSSQVATNYSREWVENAPVRRFTFFDLINAAPGVSPSTSTSSRSQSFGSATNENVYLIDGTDFTAPLTGAAWPWPNTDAIEEVQVLSLGAPADYGNLGGAVFNVVTRQGSNTFHGDANFYFQNQSLTGRNTTDKQDNKLPYNRDEFKDTTVQLGGPVMKDKFWFFGSFQYQKDADSQPGTDPAFPARSSAKRYFYKVNYQFNQSHRLQFQTHDDFYRIPARASANTAPSTLSVENGHNPSPGLLWTSVINPTTVLEARYSGFYGVDHGDPLNGGSRVARRYNDLDTGQITGGIYSWYDGKSAKTAFSAKVTKYADAFMGGSHDFKLGVQYNGGLGEYTYGLNDYIYTYGSTPAYGYTQLPYTQGGRLRSMGIFADDTYQVGRATLNLGIRYDDSKAYIAAQDLLDASGKPTGAQSRAVDEVFRWRVVSPRIGINFKANESGSTLLKAHYGRYYRGIVTGEFDNTTPSISARYLFSGLYSAAGVPLDKELVSDNSRLSVDPDLKNPYTDQFIAAWEQQVGQNLGFSVSFVHKRSERQTAFPDIGGTYSLVAYTAPAGASVPQVYRLTSGADSRRFQLRNDDRMFSRYNGVAFEIKKRMSSRWQANFGLTLSKSTGRQGSSSARSTPLSNQNSIASIFGQNPNDFINSDGRLIGDRPVVLKTQFLYQMPWGIMSSVNFMSQSGKPIYSEIRAATSATGIPGASRIIATKSDGELRTKQWQTIDARVEKSFNLGRGAELAVFGDFLNLTNSDANESVLDRRLGNANYNVPSRFILPRRLMVGGKFRF
- a CDS encoding sulfatase-like hydrolase/transferase — translated: MSSTPGNRLVVAVALLAAGAACAPTPPAAPAARTARHVLVVTIDTLRADRVGAYGNTTVATPNLDRLAREGAMALHASAHAPLTRPSHISLFTGLYPAEHGIRDNVSPPLGKDVPVLAEILQQRGFRTGAFVSSIVLSKQSGLGRGFAHYSDQFEVGEDDARFLNTIQKRGDTTVAEAVAWLGEPGPERRFGWVHLYDPHDPYEPPEPYASRYADRPYDGEVAWSDELVGRLDTALGAAGLRDDTLLIVTADHGEGLGEHDEAVHGFFVYETTLRVPFIARGPGITAGTRLGVVARSVDVMPTVLELLGLAEATPAVSGRSLARALGGAPVDDEPAFAESLTPLIHYGWSDLRALRDGRWKYILAPRPELYDLDRDPGERHNLVEQEPVRARAYRAGIEQRLRQEQTTLRGQGNATAAVPPDLLEKLGALGYVSSGGPSTSRASGADPKDKIAEYQTLNTLMREGLINLREGRYAASLDRFRGLFGLGIDSFEAHYYAARALTGLKRWREAATHYEGAIKKLPSYSAAYLGLADAHLADGKATLALEAVRRGQRAAPDDPRLIEREGDLGRQLGDRGLAARSYERVAQMAPRDALVRVKLGELYRDGGRPADAARLLREAIALDPATASYWNSLGMVLAGGGDLSGGEAAFREAATRERANPQYAYNLGLALARQNKHDEAAAQFRRTLELDPRFAAARQRLAELR